The following proteins are encoded in a genomic region of Synergistaceae bacterium:
- a CDS encoding ComF family protein, with product MSGIIGVMSLSILRGINYRRLAEYLLHMIWPSSCEICGRIGGNPCEICRARLRKAEIPSRVIPSLFDGNIIVRYAGKFTVYSAVSYRTNIKKVIHAFKYKGRKELCASIGRHIAEIFRTTEADYLIPVPLHINSVRHYNQSREIANGMCDYWDIKILDVAQWTKEIPRHALQAMKTRREMPHDVFKITEDIRGLRVALVDDVFTTGTTMLRLYEACEKAGAVVVCGYTIASAGVYNSAG from the coding sequence ATGAGCGGAATAATCGGTGTGATGAGCTTGTCCATATTGCGCGGGATAAATTATAGGCGGCTGGCTGAATATCTCCTCCATATGATTTGGCCGTCAAGCTGTGAAATATGCGGGCGAATCGGCGGAAACCCCTGCGAAATTTGCCGGGCTAGGCTCAGAAAAGCCGAAATACCTTCGAGGGTAATACCTTCACTTTTTGACGGTAATATTATTGTCAGGTACGCGGGAAAATTTACCGTATATTCAGCGGTCAGCTACCGTACAAATATCAAGAAAGTCATACATGCATTCAAGTACAAAGGCAGAAAAGAATTATGCGCTTCAATAGGAAGACACATAGCAGAAATATTCAGGACAACTGAAGCAGATTACCTTATACCCGTCCCCCTTCACATAAACAGTGTAAGGCACTATAACCAGTCAAGAGAAATAGCAAATGGAATGTGCGATTACTGGGATATAAAAATTCTTGACGTTGCTCAATGGACAAAGGAAATTCCCCGCCATGCATTACAGGCCATGAAAACACGCCGTGAAATGCCTCATGACGTATTCAAAATTACGGAGGACATACGCGGATTGAGAGTTGCGCTTGTTGATGACGTATTTACGACAGGCACGACAATGTTACGATTATATGAGGCTTGTGAAAAGGC
- the rnhA gene encoding ribonuclease HI: MKPHVIIYTDGGASPNPGKGGWAAILYSPEHDKEREISGGEVSTTNNRMELTAAIRALEALKVPCEVDLHTDSAYLQNAFVKRWIQKWKRNGWRTSAGSDVLNRDLWEELDSLTQIHRVSWHWVKGHSDDERNNRCDELVHIARDKL, translated from the coding sequence ATGAAACCGCATGTAATAATCTACACAGACGGAGGAGCCTCCCCGAATCCCGGCAAAGGAGGATGGGCGGCAATCCTCTATTCCCCCGAACACGACAAAGAGCGCGAGATTTCCGGCGGAGAAGTCAGCACGACAAATAACAGAATGGAGCTTACTGCGGCGATACGTGCGCTTGAGGCTCTGAAAGTCCCGTGTGAAGTTGACCTGCATACGGACTCGGCGTATTTGCAGAATGCATTTGTCAAACGCTGGATTCAGAAATGGAAGCGAAACGGCTGGCGTACTTCTGCGGGAAGTGATGTACTCAACCGCGATTTGTGGGAGGAATTAGACAGTCTGACTCAGATTCACCGGGTAAGCTGGCACTGGGTCAAAGGGCATTCGGACGATGAGCGGAATAATCGGTGTGATGAGCTTGTCCATATTGCGCGGGATAAATTATAG
- a CDS encoding DUF3084 domain-containing protein — MFPHFLSDTNWLAILSLIIASALLSVLGDYVGYKWGKKRVSIFRLRPKNTSRLITAMTGGIIAAGIIAVMAVLSQDVRTALFGMKILQQQLYDSQFQLNMSQRDTENMRVSLAETSASLDLAGFELDTMRNDKLLLEQEKRELEAALRVMREESSQLRRELKSLRNESIALSANMLLAQTAFEEGSSREEIISGLNALKQNVKLNVLERISDQSFTRLRDIPIEYDAGSEEAVITEILSADIRHYVRALSGENYTAGENMRVMIRLETGASILTYRDGTPVYRKFVDMSSSKSKPEDILHIFLRELRNKAINDGILPEPATNNVGTLDGEAFFSASEKLSRIKSPVIISALASGDIYTEGPVVISISFEE, encoded by the coding sequence ATGTTCCCGCACTTTCTCTCAGACACAAACTGGCTCGCTATACTGTCGCTGATTATTGCCAGCGCGCTATTGTCGGTGCTGGGCGATTATGTCGGCTACAAGTGGGGGAAAAAGCGCGTCTCAATATTCCGTCTCCGTCCAAAGAACACAAGCAGGCTCATCACGGCCATGACAGGAGGAATAATAGCGGCGGGAATAATTGCAGTAATGGCAGTATTGTCGCAGGATGTCAGGACGGCTTTATTCGGCATGAAAATTCTTCAGCAGCAATTGTACGACTCACAGTTTCAGCTAAACATGAGTCAGCGCGACACGGAGAACATGAGGGTCTCACTTGCGGAAACGTCAGCGAGTCTTGACCTTGCAGGGTTTGAGCTTGACACTATGAGGAACGATAAATTACTTCTTGAGCAGGAGAAACGCGAGCTTGAAGCGGCACTGCGGGTAATGCGGGAGGAGTCATCACAGCTTCGGCGGGAGCTGAAATCACTGCGGAACGAATCTATAGCCCTCAGCGCGAATATGTTGCTGGCTCAGACGGCATTCGAGGAAGGCTCATCGCGTGAGGAAATAATTTCGGGATTGAACGCCCTGAAGCAGAATGTGAAGCTGAATGTTCTTGAGCGGATTTCGGATCAGTCATTCACAAGGCTGCGGGATATTCCCATCGAATATGACGCGGGATCAGAAGAGGCAGTAATCACCGAGATATTGAGCGCGGATATTCGGCATTACGTCCGGGCATTGTCGGGTGAGAATTACACAGCCGGGGAAAATATGCGCGTTATGATTCGTCTTGAGACAGGAGCGAGCATTCTCACATACAGGGACGGGACTCCAGTCTACCGAAAGTTTGTCGACATGTCATCATCAAAGTCAAAGCCGGAGGATATACTTCACATATTTCTGCGCGAACTCAGGAACAAGGCCATCAATGACGGAATTTTGCCCGAACCTGCCACAAACAATGTCGGGACGCTCGACGGGGAAGCATTTTTCAGCGCGTCGGAAAAACTCAGCAGGATAAAATCTCCCGTGATAATCTCGGCTCTTGCTTCAGGGGATATTTACACTGAAGGCCCTGTAGTGATTAGTATATCGTTCGAGGAGTGA
- a CDS encoding DMT family transporter, whose protein sequence is MLADLGLLYCALFWGLSFPTMKILVGIYPACWLLFLRFSAGSAMIYIFFRKRINASFRQTLRGGLIIGFLLFLAITTQTVGLRYIGGGRSAFISATYVLMVPFMLWALRKKFPGWLTIGAAVLCVLGMYLLSGDESSGADGYIGDILTVICAVTFAVQAIAISRYAHDSDPIALSFAEFVSLAAAALVSSLMFESPAEYLSYSGLAELIFTIVFVTFGCYMVQVIAQKYAEPSHATIIMSLESVFGLASSVIFLNETVTARMLTGCGLIFIAVFISELSPILAKRR, encoded by the coding sequence ATGCTTGCTGACTTGGGATTGCTTTACTGCGCTTTATTCTGGGGACTGAGCTTTCCCACAATGAAGATACTTGTCGGAATTTACCCGGCCTGCTGGCTTTTGTTCCTGAGATTTTCTGCGGGTTCGGCCATGATATATATATTCTTCCGCAAAAGGATTAATGCTTCATTCCGTCAAACCTTGAGGGGCGGACTCATTATCGGCTTTCTGTTGTTCCTCGCGATAACGACTCAGACAGTCGGCCTGCGCTACATAGGCGGGGGACGTTCGGCGTTCATTTCAGCGACGTATGTACTGATGGTGCCGTTCATGCTTTGGGCATTGCGGAAGAAATTTCCCGGCTGGCTGACGATAGGCGCGGCGGTCTTGTGTGTGCTGGGAATGTATTTGCTTTCGGGCGATGAGTCATCCGGGGCTGACGGGTATATAGGCGACATTCTGACGGTGATATGCGCCGTAACATTCGCGGTGCAGGCAATAGCGATAAGCCGTTACGCGCACGACTCTGACCCTATCGCGCTGAGTTTCGCCGAGTTCGTATCATTAGCGGCGGCTGCGTTAGTGTCGTCATTGATGTTCGAGTCCCCTGCGGAATATCTCAGTTACAGCGGTCTTGCGGAGCTGATATTCACGATAGTGTTCGTTACATTCGGATGCTACATGGTACAGGTAATCGCGCAGAAATACGCAGAGCCTTCACACGCCACAATCATAATGAGCCTAGAGTCAGTTTTCGGGCTGGCAAGCAGTGTGATTTTCCTGAATGAGACAGTAACAGCAAGAATGCTCACGGGGTGCGGGCTGATATTTATTGCGGTGTTTATCTCGGAATTGTCGCCGATACTCGCGAAAAGGAGATGA
- a CDS encoding DUF1015 domain-containing protein produces the protein MFTPGNFLLPNVDDISRWAVVACDQFTSQPDYWQKVKDYAGASPSALNLILPEAFLTSLKDDNTQAITGITEAMNDYLTQNIFTEYKNAYVYVEREMIDGTTRRGIVGLIDLEEYDYRPGTSPLIRATEETVKERIPPRKNIRANSPLELSHVILLCDDEKREIIEPLSLAKHSMKKLYDFDLMMDGGHIRGWLIRGDHRRALNMRIDSYIKRKSRELSLVFAVGDGNHSLAAAKACYEDGITSRYAMVELENIYDDAIKFEPIHRIIKGIEPDKFISDIENNICKGGDSWPITYYASGTEGKIHISKTEGASALIVLQKYLDAGEYEIDYIHDTDALRELSNVPGCIGFELPAFDADAKRNFFRVISENGTLPRKTFSMGHATEKRYYLEARRIV, from the coding sequence ATATTCACACCGGGAAATTTTCTGCTCCCTAATGTTGATGACATATCGCGCTGGGCGGTTGTTGCCTGCGACCAGTTTACGAGTCAGCCGGATTACTGGCAGAAAGTGAAAGACTATGCCGGGGCTTCTCCGTCAGCATTGAACCTGATACTCCCTGAAGCCTTTTTGACGAGCCTGAAGGACGACAACACGCAGGCCATCACAGGAATCACTGAGGCAATGAATGACTATCTCACGCAAAATATCTTCACCGAGTACAAGAACGCATATGTATATGTCGAGCGTGAAATGATTGACGGAACGACACGCCGCGGGATTGTCGGGCTTATTGACCTAGAGGAATACGACTACAGGCCGGGAACATCGCCCCTAATCCGCGCCACAGAAGAGACCGTTAAAGAACGAATCCCCCCCCGCAAAAATATCCGCGCAAATTCACCGCTTGAGCTTTCACACGTAATATTATTGTGCGATGATGAGAAGCGCGAAATAATAGAGCCTCTGAGCCTCGCAAAACATTCCATGAAGAAGCTGTACGATTTCGATTTGATGATGGACGGCGGACACATACGGGGCTGGCTTATCCGAGGGGATCACCGCCGTGCGCTGAACATGAGAATAGACTCCTACATAAAGCGAAAGAGCCGGGAATTGTCGCTGGTCTTTGCTGTCGGGGACGGTAATCACTCGCTGGCCGCGGCTAAAGCATGTTACGAGGACGGAATAACATCGCGCTATGCTATGGTAGAGCTTGAGAATATTTATGATGACGCAATAAAATTTGAGCCTATCCACAGAATCATTAAGGGGATTGAGCCTGACAAATTCATTTCTGACATTGAGAATAATATCTGCAAAGGGGGCGACTCATGGCCGATAACGTATTACGCCTCAGGCACAGAGGGAAAAATCCACATCAGCAAAACGGAAGGTGCTTCAGCGTTAATCGTATTGCAGAAATATCTTGACGCGGGAGAATATGAGATTGATTACATTCATGACACAGACGCATTGAGGGAGCTTTCGAATGTGCCGGGCTGTATAGGCTTTGAGCTTCCTGCGTTTGACGCGGACGCAAAGCGAAATTTCTTCCGTGTTATTTCCGAGAACGGGACACTTCCCCGAAAAACTTTCTCGATGGGTCATGCGACAGAGAAGAGATACTATCTTGAGGCGCGGAGAATCGTTTAA